The Anabaena sp. WA102 genome contains a region encoding:
- a CDS encoding AAA family ATPase → MFLPKVDAPTNYSPELELELILSARFPLIYVVTPEEEIAEQELIVLCQSRKSQIYFWDYVRGWSEDGQGKGNPMDALGRVAKSSANQSTIFVLKDVASLIAPTGNGQITPAQLPLIREIKNLARDISRDKRTLVLLTHELRLPVELREESTVIDFALPDTDEIYDLISKLVGSKIKLDDPGYEQLVKACQGLSRCRISRVLAKCLAKSGKINESAIAAVIEEKRQTIRETGILEFIPVQAGLESVGGLENLKQWVRIRANSFSNAAREYGLPSPKGVLLAGIQGTGKSLSAKTIAAEWKLPLLRLDVGRLFGGIVGESENRVRQVIRLAEAISPCCLMLDEIDKAFGNINTGSDGDSGTSRRVFGTLLTWMQEKTSPVFIIATANNVELLPAELIRKGRLDEIFFVHLPSKTERSQIFRVHLNRLRPNRIDFDFELLASRAKDFSGAEIEQVIYEGMQNAFSRNEEFTQGDLLDSIASCIPLAQISQTQIQSLTKWAEYSGAKSASLKVSEINFVLPPLEVDNYLE, encoded by the coding sequence ATGTTTCTTCCAAAAGTGGATGCTCCCACCAATTATTCCCCAGAATTAGAACTGGAACTGATTTTATCTGCTAGGTTTCCTTTAATTTATGTAGTAACTCCAGAGGAAGAAATAGCAGAACAAGAATTAATTGTGTTATGCCAATCACGAAAATCACAAATATATTTCTGGGATTACGTGCGTGGCTGGAGTGAAGATGGGCAGGGTAAAGGGAATCCTATGGATGCTTTGGGAAGGGTAGCAAAATCATCTGCTAATCAATCAACGATATTTGTTCTCAAAGATGTGGCCAGTTTGATAGCCCCCACAGGTAACGGTCAAATTACCCCTGCACAGTTACCTTTAATTCGAGAAATCAAAAATTTGGCCAGGGATATTTCACGGGACAAGCGTACACTCGTACTACTAACTCATGAATTGAGATTGCCTGTAGAATTACGGGAAGAAAGCACCGTTATTGATTTTGCACTTCCAGATACCGATGAAATTTATGATTTAATTTCTAAGTTGGTTGGTAGCAAGATTAAATTAGACGACCCTGGTTATGAGCAGTTAGTGAAAGCTTGCCAGGGGTTGAGTCGTTGTCGGATTAGTCGGGTTTTGGCGAAATGTTTAGCCAAATCAGGCAAAATTAATGAGAGTGCGATCGCTGCTGTCATCGAGGAAAAGCGGCAAACTATCAGAGAGACTGGGATTCTAGAGTTTATCCCTGTACAAGCTGGTTTAGAGTCGGTTGGGGGGCTGGAAAATCTCAAACAATGGGTGAGAATCAGAGCAAATAGTTTCAGCAATGCGGCGCGTGAGTATGGTTTACCCAGTCCCAAGGGGGTTTTACTTGCGGGGATTCAAGGGACTGGGAAAAGTTTGTCAGCTAAAACCATTGCTGCTGAGTGGAAATTACCGTTACTCAGATTGGATGTAGGAAGGCTATTTGGTGGCATTGTTGGAGAAAGTGAAAACCGGGTAAGACAGGTAATTAGACTAGCTGAGGCTATATCTCCTTGTTGTCTAATGCTGGATGAAATTGATAAGGCATTTGGCAATATTAATACTGGGAGTGACGGTGATTCTGGTACATCTAGGCGTGTGTTCGGCACATTGCTTACTTGGATGCAGGAAAAAACCAGCCCAGTATTTATTATTGCCACTGCTAATAATGTTGAATTGCTTCCTGCTGAATTAATTCGTAAAGGTAGACTTGATGAAATATTTTTTGTACATCTGCCTAGCAAAACAGAGCGATCGCAAATCTTCCGAGTCCATCTAAACCGTCTGCGTCCTAATCGCATTGATTTTGATTTTGAACTATTAGCCAGTCGAGCAAAAGATTTTTCTGGGGCTGAAATTGAACAAGTGATTTATGAAGGGATGCAAAATGCTTTCAGTCGCAATGAAGAATTTACTCAAGGTGATTTGTTGGATTCTATTGCTAGTTGTATACCATTAGCTCAAATCTCCCAAACTCAAATTCAATCCTTAACTAAATGGGCAGAATATAGCGGTGCTAAAAGTGCCAGTTTAAAAGTGAGTGAAATTAATTTTGTGCTACCGCCTTTAGAGGTTGATAATTATTTGGAATAA